The following proteins come from a genomic window of Solidesulfovibrio sp.:
- a CDS encoding cupin domain-containing protein gives MSKEIGPVREIAQRLRGIREVAGFSLEELAEATGVTADQVLLFETGEEEIPVSYLYEVAKAAGVDLTALLTGGEAHLHAYSLVRSGHGLSVDRRKAYKYQALAYRFHKPSMEPFLVTVPPKEESEMEFNRHLGEEFIYMLRGRLEVRLDDEVLTLEPHDSLYISSRTPHAMRGLDGAEAEFLDVII, from the coding sequence ATGAGCAAGGAAATCGGACCGGTGCGGGAAATCGCCCAGCGGCTTCGCGGCATCCGCGAGGTGGCGGGCTTTTCCCTGGAGGAGCTGGCCGAGGCCACGGGCGTCACGGCGGACCAGGTCCTGTTGTTCGAGACCGGCGAGGAAGAGATTCCCGTCAGCTACCTCTACGAGGTGGCCAAGGCCGCCGGCGTGGACCTCACGGCGCTACTCACCGGCGGCGAGGCCCACCTGCACGCCTATTCGCTGGTACGCTCCGGGCACGGCCTGTCCGTGGACCGGCGCAAGGCCTACAAGTACCAGGCCCTGGCCTACCGCTTCCACAAGCCGTCCATGGAGCCGTTCCTGGTCACGGTGCCGCCCAAGGAAGAATCCGAAATGGAATTCAACCGGCACCTGGGCGAGGAATTCATCTACATGTTGCGCGGCCGCCTGGAAGTGCGCCTGGACGACGAGGTCCTGACCCTCGAACCCCATGATTCCCTCTACATCTCCTCCCGCACGCCCCACGCCATGCGCGGGCTGGACGGGGCCGAGGCCGAATTCCTCGACGTGATTATCTAG
- a CDS encoding XRE family transcriptional regulator, with protein MSDKKLGDRIRMYREGQEMTREELSRRTGLTVEFLTALEEEDVTPSLGPLLKISLALGQRLGTFMDDNVNGDLCVTCRAELAEDDTVLRKARGKRAAFRYHSLGKAKTDRHMEPFFIEVYPDEDPQAEKPLSSHEGEEFIVVVSGELEVIVGPDRHILGAGDSIYYNSVVPHYVGCGNAPKTDIYAVLYIPQ; from the coding sequence ATGAGCGACAAGAAACTCGGTGATCGCATCCGCATGTATCGCGAAGGCCAGGAGATGACCCGGGAGGAGCTGTCCCGGCGCACCGGCCTGACCGTGGAATTCCTGACCGCCCTGGAGGAAGAGGACGTCACCCCGTCGCTTGGGCCCCTGCTCAAGATCTCCCTGGCGCTCGGCCAGCGCCTGGGCACCTTCATGGACGACAACGTGAACGGCGACCTGTGCGTGACCTGCCGGGCCGAGCTCGCCGAGGACGACACCGTGCTGCGCAAGGCCCGGGGCAAGCGCGCCGCCTTCCGCTACCATTCCCTGGGCAAGGCCAAGACCGACCGGCACATGGAGCCCTTTTTCATCGAGGTCTACCCCGACGAGGACCCCCAGGCCGAAAAGCCCCTGTCCTCCCATGAGGGCGAAGAGTTCATCGTGGTCGTTTCCGGCGAACTGGAGGTCATCGTCGGCCCCGACCGCCACATCCTCGGCGCCGGCGATTCCATCTACTACAATTCCGTGGTGCCCCATTACGTCGGCTGCGGCAACGCGCCCAAGACCGACATCTACGCCGTGCTCTACATCCCGCAGTAG
- a CDS encoding AMP-binding protein, whose protein sequence is MTFVPPPLHQPPLFDLTLGELLHQTAQKYPDQDAVVYVDRDYRLTWRQFDELTDELAKGLMALGIEKGEKVGVWATNVPFWVALMFATAKMGAVLLTVNTAYKRNELKYLMTNSDAENIFIINGFRDSDYIEILYSLAPELRTMQRGAVKSETFPHLKRVCFLGVEKHRGMYSIPEILGLARTVTDEELRARQATFTCHDVVNMQYTSGTTGFPKGVMLSHHNILNNGYSIGQRQRFTNKDKLCIQVPLFHCFGCVLAVMACVNHGTTMVFTEVFNPVHSMMSIEQEKCTAVYGVPTMFIAMLEHKLFSKFDFSSLRTGIMAGAVCPIQTMRQVTEKMYMKEVTSVYGLTESSPGMTQTDVTDPFHYRVEGVGRAFPHVAVKVADPETGVEVERGKQGELCCRGYNSMKGYYNNPEATAKCIDADGWLHSGDLGVMDEYGYVTITGRIKDMIIRGGENIYPREIEEYLYTMPGIADVQVAGVPSRKYGEEVGAFIILKKDVTMEAEEVKDFCRGQIAWHKIPKYIAFVEEFPLTTSGKVQKYKLRELAAKLFPEAMR, encoded by the coding sequence ATGACCTTCGTGCCGCCCCCCCTGCACCAGCCGCCGCTTTTCGACCTGACGCTCGGCGAATTGCTGCACCAGACGGCTCAAAAATATCCGGACCAGGACGCCGTGGTCTACGTGGACCGCGATTACCGGCTGACCTGGCGCCAGTTCGACGAACTGACCGACGAACTGGCCAAGGGACTCATGGCCCTTGGCATCGAGAAAGGCGAGAAGGTGGGGGTCTGGGCCACCAACGTCCCCTTCTGGGTGGCCTTGATGTTCGCCACGGCCAAGATGGGGGCCGTGCTGCTCACGGTCAACACCGCCTACAAGCGCAACGAGCTCAAATACCTGATGACCAATTCCGATGCGGAAAACATCTTCATCATCAACGGATTCCGCGATTCGGACTACATCGAGATCCTCTACAGCCTGGCCCCGGAACTGCGCACCATGCAGCGCGGGGCCGTGAAAAGCGAAACCTTCCCGCACTTAAAGCGCGTCTGTTTCCTGGGCGTGGAAAAGCACCGGGGCATGTACTCCATCCCCGAGATCCTGGGCCTGGCCCGCACCGTCACCGACGAGGAGCTGCGCGCGAGGCAGGCGACCTTCACCTGCCACGACGTGGTGAACATGCAATACACCTCGGGCACGACCGGCTTTCCCAAGGGTGTCATGCTCAGCCACCACAACATCCTCAATAACGGCTACTCCATCGGCCAGCGCCAGCGCTTCACGAACAAGGACAAGCTGTGCATCCAGGTGCCGCTGTTCCACTGCTTCGGCTGCGTGCTCGCGGTCATGGCCTGCGTCAACCACGGCACGACCATGGTCTTTACCGAGGTCTTCAACCCGGTGCATTCCATGATGAGCATCGAGCAGGAGAAATGCACGGCCGTCTACGGCGTGCCCACCATGTTCATCGCCATGCTGGAGCACAAGCTCTTTTCGAAGTTCGACTTCTCGTCCCTGCGCACCGGCATCATGGCCGGCGCGGTCTGCCCCATCCAGACCATGCGCCAGGTGACCGAAAAGATGTACATGAAAGAGGTCACCAGCGTGTACGGGCTGACGGAAAGCTCGCCCGGCATGACGCAAACCGACGTGACCGACCCCTTCCACTACCGGGTCGAGGGCGTGGGCCGGGCCTTCCCCCACGTCGCGGTCAAGGTGGCCGACCCGGAAACGGGCGTGGAAGTGGAACGCGGCAAGCAGGGCGAACTGTGCTGCCGGGGCTACAATTCCATGAAGGGCTACTACAACAACCCCGAGGCCACGGCCAAGTGCATCGACGCCGACGGCTGGCTCCATTCCGGCGACCTCGGCGTCATGGACGAATACGGCTACGTGACCATCACCGGCCGCATCAAGGACATGATCATACGGGGCGGCGAGAACATCTATCCGCGCGAGATCGAGGAATACCTCTACACCATGCCCGGCATCGCCGACGTGCAGGTGGCCGGCGTGCCCAGCCGCAAGTACGGCGAGGAAGTCGGGGCATTCATCATCCTCAAAAAGGATGTCACCATGGAGGCGGAGGAGGTCAAGGACTTCTGCCGGGGCCAGATCGCCTGGCACAAGATCCCCAAATACATCGCCTTCGTGGAGGAGTTTCCCTTGACCACCAGCGGCAAGGTCCAGAAGTACAAGCTGCGGGAACTGGCGGCCAAGCTCTTTCCCGAGGCCATGCGCTAG
- a CDS encoding acyltransferase family protein produces MTDGKKHHGATGREAFDQRVSVAISLARLVLMGGIVVGHALLLGDFWAVYAPADLGYPAGPGSLAAFRAVLAGQGGALDRTALAGGLLFWSLNFSFYALSGFSLWLAVRRRGQFDLRDYFFGRFFGIYLGFAAAALAAFAVWVGILGHAPGEHDLNFLLLGVARARETMAYNDTLWFLTVLFVLYLVFPVVPLCYRYLRLWGLLGLWALFTWLRLRGLLSGVSFLPTAFSFFLLGILAADLVHLLGDRLRGRLGQWLLTALAAVVAAVCLARLYALGYADQLGKTEVNYDSHAIGTAAFLLLLSLGLLVPGGPRLGGALRLAARGTFAVYLYHYLLFQLYRHAPGVHQAVLAAVSGLPAVVREHFTLGCLVLYGGLLAGGVAYQAAFDRFVSGPLRRAFAEPLVLETKKRRQEVS; encoded by the coding sequence ATGACCGACGGGAAAAAACACCACGGAGCGACCGGCCGCGAGGCCTTCGACCAGCGCGTCAGCGTCGCCATTTCCCTGGCCCGGCTGGTGCTCATGGGCGGCATCGTGGTCGGCCATGCCCTGCTGCTGGGCGATTTCTGGGCCGTTTACGCGCCGGCCGACCTGGGCTATCCGGCCGGCCCCGGGTCCCTGGCCGCCTTTCGGGCCGTCCTGGCCGGGCAGGGGGGGGCGCTCGACCGCACGGCCCTGGCCGGCGGCCTGCTGTTCTGGTCGCTCAATTTTTCCTTCTACGCCTTAAGCGGCTTTTCCCTGTGGCTGGCCGTGCGCCGACGCGGGCAATTCGACCTGCGCGACTATTTCTTCGGCCGCTTTTTCGGCATCTACCTGGGTTTCGCCGCCGCCGCCCTGGCGGCCTTCGCCGTCTGGGTCGGCATCCTGGGCCACGCGCCCGGGGAGCACGACCTCAATTTCCTGCTTCTGGGCGTGGCCCGGGCCAGGGAAACCATGGCCTACAACGACACGCTGTGGTTTCTCACCGTCCTGTTCGTTCTCTATCTGGTGTTTCCCGTCGTTCCGTTGTGTTATCGGTATCTGCGGCTGTGGGGCCTGCTCGGGTTGTGGGCGCTTTTCACCTGGCTACGGCTGCGCGGGCTGCTGTCGGGCGTCAGTTTCCTGCCCACGGCCTTCTCCTTTTTCCTGCTGGGCATCCTCGCGGCCGACCTCGTCCATCTCCTTGGCGACCGGCTGCGGGGGCGCTTGGGCCAATGGCTGCTCACGGCCCTGGCCGCCGTGGTGGCCGCCGTGTGCCTCGCCCGGCTGTACGCCCTGGGCTATGCCGACCAACTGGGCAAGACCGAGGTCAACTACGATAGCCACGCCATCGGCACGGCGGCGTTCCTGCTGCTCCTGTCCCTGGGGCTGCTCGTCCCCGGCGGCCCCCGGCTCGGCGGCGCCCTGCGCCTGGCCGCCCGGGGCACCTTCGCCGTCTACCTCTACCACTACCTGCTCTTCCAACTCTACCGCCACGCCCCGGGCGTCCACCAGGCCGTCCTGGCCGCCGTGTCGGGGCTTCCGGCCGTGGTTCGGGAACATTTCACCCTGGGCTGCCTGGTGCTCTACGGTGGGCTCCTGGCCGGCGGCGTGGCCTACCAGGCGGCCTTCGACCGGTTCGTCTCCGGGCCGCTGCGCCGGGCCTTTGCCGAGCCCCTGGTGCTCGAAACGAAAAAGCGCCGCCAGGAAGTTTCCTGA
- a CDS encoding MarR family transcriptional regulator yields the protein MPDNTESQPRPATEGLTRLLIEFYEKFSSWEHGVVKESGLTLPQMHTLEILGADGDLRMTELASRMGVTTGSLTVLVDRLERGGYVARKPHETDRRSIRVGLTEAGARLFAEHHALHERLTQEILCALSPEEGQALAGMLARLSACL from the coding sequence ATGCCGGATAACACGGAGTCGCAGCCTCGGCCGGCAACGGAGGGCCTCACGCGGCTGCTCATCGAGTTCTACGAGAAGTTCTCCTCCTGGGAGCACGGCGTGGTCAAGGAAAGCGGCCTGACCCTGCCCCAGATGCACACCCTGGAGATCCTCGGCGCCGACGGCGACCTGCGCATGACCGAGCTGGCCTCGCGCATGGGCGTGACCACCGGCTCGCTGACCGTGCTGGTGGACCGGCTGGAGCGGGGGGGGTACGTGGCCCGCAAGCCCCACGAGACCGACCGCCGCTCCATCCGGGTGGGCCTGACCGAGGCGGGCGCCCGGCTTTTCGCCGAGCACCACGCCCTGCACGAGCGGCTGACCCAGGAGATCCTGTGCGCGCTGTCCCCCGAGGAGGGGCAGGCCCTGGCCGGCATGCTGGCCCGGTTGTCCGCCTGCCTGTAG
- a CDS encoding cation-translocating P-type ATPase, with protein MIGRFSSLGAYKGLFALKEIALCLVGGALALAAALLQPETGLSWPAILLGLAAVAINGLPIVVEAVRGVLSRQVNVDELVSLAIVASLFQGEIVTAAVVSFIMTLGALVEEAVSDRARRSIESLAALTPQEAVRIGQDGVEETVPVAAIAPGDRVLVRPGERIPVDAVIVSGETAVDESALTGESLPRERRPGDTILAGTLNYTGRVEARAVKVGEDSTFGKVVRLVVAAEAGKPRAARLVDRYAAWFTPTVLALAALAWLFGDLDRAVAVLVAGCPCALIMAGPTATVAAVGLAARRGILVKGGQFLEEAARADTVLFDKTGTLTLGRPAVTVVAAADGEAAAGVVGCAACLERDCSHPLATAILERARRDGLDVGAPESMVTVVGLGVRGVVGGAAVEVGSPEMAGGEAALPEGLRACLEDIREQGATALIVRREGKVTGVIGVADTARETARRTVAALRGLGIGIVGILSGDHDKAVATLAKSVGITDVWARLKPEGKLEVLSRLQAEGHRVLFVGDGVNDAPALARANVGVAMGAVGADVALETADIALADDDIGRLPFLVYLGRRMVRMIGINIGLGLFFNTVAILGGAYGILSPVAAAVFHNVGSVVVVLSSASLAFTSQPAPAAKAEAHAG; from the coding sequence ATGATCGGTCGTTTTTCGAGCCTCGGTGCCTACAAGGGGCTGTTCGCCCTCAAGGAAATCGCCCTGTGCCTGGTCGGCGGCGCGCTCGCCCTGGCCGCCGCCCTGCTGCAACCCGAAACCGGACTGTCCTGGCCGGCCATCCTGCTGGGACTGGCCGCGGTGGCCATAAACGGGCTGCCCATTGTCGTCGAGGCGGTGCGGGGCGTCCTTTCGCGCCAGGTCAACGTGGACGAGCTGGTCAGCCTGGCCATCGTGGCCTCGCTTTTTCAGGGCGAAATCGTCACCGCCGCGGTGGTGAGCTTTATCATGACCCTGGGCGCCCTGGTCGAGGAGGCGGTCAGCGACCGGGCCCGGCGTTCCATCGAGTCCCTGGCCGCGCTCACCCCCCAGGAGGCCGTGCGTATCGGCCAGGACGGGGTCGAGGAAACCGTGCCCGTGGCCGCGATTGCGCCCGGCGACCGGGTCCTCGTGCGGCCGGGGGAGCGCATCCCCGTGGACGCGGTCATCGTCTCGGGTGAGACGGCCGTGGACGAATCGGCGCTCACCGGCGAATCGCTGCCCCGGGAGCGCCGCCCGGGCGACACCATCCTGGCCGGCACCCTCAACTACACCGGCCGGGTGGAAGCCCGGGCCGTCAAGGTGGGCGAGGACTCCACCTTCGGCAAGGTGGTCAGGCTCGTGGTCGCGGCCGAGGCCGGCAAACCCCGGGCGGCCCGGCTGGTCGACCGCTACGCCGCCTGGTTCACGCCCACGGTGCTTGCGCTGGCCGCCCTGGCCTGGCTGTTCGGCGACCTCGACCGGGCCGTGGCCGTGCTGGTGGCGGGCTGTCCCTGCGCCCTGATCATGGCCGGACCCACGGCCACGGTGGCCGCCGTGGGCCTGGCCGCCCGGCGGGGCATCCTGGTCAAGGGCGGCCAGTTCCTGGAGGAGGCGGCCCGGGCCGACACGGTCCTTTTCGACAAGACCGGCACCCTGACCCTTGGCCGGCCGGCCGTGACCGTGGTCGCGGCGGCGGACGGCGAGGCCGCAGCGGGTGTGGTCGGCTGCGCCGCCTGCCTGGAGCGCGACTGCTCCCATCCGCTGGCCACGGCCATCCTGGAGCGGGCCCGACGCGACGGCCTGGACGTGGGGGCGCCCGAATCCATGGTCACGGTGGTGGGGCTTGGCGTACGCGGGGTGGTCGGCGGCGCGGCCGTGGAGGTCGGCAGCCCGGAAATGGCCGGCGGCGAGGCGGCCCTGCCCGAGGGCCTTCGCGCCTGCCTGGAGGACATCCGGGAGCAGGGGGCCACGGCCCTGATCGTGCGGCGCGAGGGCAAGGTCACCGGGGTCATCGGCGTGGCCGACACGGCCCGGGAAACGGCCCGGCGCACCGTCGCGGCCTTGCGCGGCCTGGGCATCGGCATCGTCGGCATCCTTTCGGGCGACCACGACAAGGCGGTCGCGACCCTGGCCAAAAGCGTGGGCATCACCGACGTCTGGGCGCGGCTCAAGCCCGAGGGCAAGCTGGAGGTCCTCTCCCGGCTTCAGGCCGAGGGGCACCGGGTGCTTTTTGTCGGCGACGGCGTCAACGACGCCCCGGCCCTGGCCCGGGCCAACGTGGGCGTGGCCATGGGCGCGGTCGGCGCGGACGTGGCGCTTGAAACCGCCGACATCGCCCTGGCCGACGACGACATTGGCCGGCTGCCCTTTCTGGTGTACCTTGGCCGGCGCATGGTCCGTATGATCGGCATCAACATCGGCCTGGGGCTTTTTTTCAACACCGTGGCCATCCTGGGTGGGGCCTACGGGATTTTGAGCCCCGTGGCCGCGGCCGTGTTCCACAACGTGGGCTCGGTCGTGGTGGTGCTGTCCTCGGCCAGCCTGGCCTTCACCTCCCAACCGGCCCCGGCGGCCAAGGCGGAAGCGCATGCCGGATAA
- the gap gene encoding type I glyceraldehyde-3-phosphate dehydrogenase: MTKLRIAINGFGRIGRQVFKAMLEHHADAMEVVAINDLFDVATNAHLLSYDTNYGKLPVAATVEGDVMVVGGWRIKNFAERDPHVLPWAEYGVDVVIESTGIFRTGPKCQAHIEAGAKKVIITAPAKEEDLTVVLGVNQDAYDPARHHVLSNASCTTNCLAPVAKVVNDHFGIVKGVMTTIHSYTNDQRILDLPHKDLRRARAAACNMIPTSTGAAQAVALVIPELKGKFSGLSVRVPTPTVSLVDFVVQVEKPTSTEAVRARLKEAAEGPMAGILAFCEKPLVSMDFKGDPHSSIVDAEYTTVQGGDMIKVLSWYDNEWGYSCRVADLVTFMAQKGL, translated from the coding sequence ATGACGAAACTTCGCATCGCCATCAACGGTTTCGGCCGCATCGGCCGCCAGGTCTTCAAGGCCATGCTCGAACACCATGCCGACGCCATGGAAGTGGTGGCCATAAACGACCTCTTCGATGTGGCCACCAACGCCCACCTGCTCAGCTACGACACGAACTACGGCAAGCTTCCCGTGGCCGCCACGGTCGAGGGCGACGTCATGGTCGTCGGCGGCTGGCGGATCAAAAATTTCGCCGAACGCGATCCCCATGTCCTGCCCTGGGCCGAATACGGCGTGGACGTGGTCATCGAATCCACCGGCATCTTCCGCACCGGCCCCAAGTGCCAGGCCCACATCGAGGCCGGCGCCAAGAAGGTCATCATCACCGCCCCGGCCAAGGAGGAGGACCTCACCGTCGTGCTCGGCGTCAACCAGGACGCCTACGACCCGGCCAGGCACCACGTCCTGTCCAACGCCTCCTGCACCACCAACTGCCTGGCCCCCGTGGCCAAGGTCGTCAACGACCACTTCGGCATCGTCAAGGGCGTGATGACCACCATCCACTCCTACACCAACGACCAGCGCATCCTGGACCTGCCCCACAAGGACCTGCGCCGGGCCCGGGCCGCCGCCTGCAACATGATCCCCACCTCCACCGGCGCCGCCCAGGCCGTGGCGCTGGTCATCCCCGAGCTCAAGGGCAAGTTCTCCGGCCTGTCCGTGCGCGTGCCCACCCCGACCGTGTCCCTGGTCGATTTCGTGGTGCAGGTCGAAAAGCCCACCTCCACCGAGGCGGTCCGGGCCAGGCTCAAGGAAGCCGCCGAAGGCCCCATGGCCGGCATCCTGGCCTTTTGCGAGAAGCCCCTGGTGTCCATGGACTTCAAGGGCGATCCCCATTCGTCCATCGTGGACGCCGAATACACCACCGTGCAGGGCGGCGACATGATCAAGGTCCTGTCCTGGTACGACAACGAATGGGGCTATTCCTGCCGCGTGGCCGACCTGGTCACCTTCATGGCCCAAAAAGGCCTGTAG
- a CDS encoding GAF domain-containing protein: protein MSEKECAYYRTLYEVAKGINSSLEPVTVLQAIVEQVARALDAKACSIRLLDRKGLTLLASTSYGLSKGYLRKGPVEVAKSKLDQETLAGAVVQIEDATSDPRFQYPEAAKEEGLASVMALPLTVEGRAIGVLRLYCATKRAFDQSEIDFATAIANLSAIAIENARLHQALKTDYELLTAYDYTFHE, encoded by the coding sequence ATGAGCGAAAAGGAATGCGCCTATTACCGCACCCTGTATGAAGTGGCCAAGGGCATCAATTCCAGCCTCGAACCCGTCACGGTGCTGCAGGCCATCGTGGAGCAGGTGGCCAGGGCGCTGGATGCCAAGGCCTGCTCCATCCGCCTGCTCGACCGCAAGGGGCTGACGCTTTTGGCCAGCACCTCGTACGGCCTCAGCAAGGGCTACCTGCGCAAGGGGCCGGTCGAGGTGGCCAAAAGCAAGCTCGACCAGGAGACCCTGGCCGGTGCCGTGGTCCAGATCGAGGACGCCACCAGCGATCCCCGCTTCCAGTATCCCGAAGCGGCCAAGGAGGAAGGCCTCGCCTCGGTCATGGCCCTGCCCCTGACCGTGGAGGGCCGGGCCATCGGCGTGCTGCGGCTGTACTGCGCCACCAAGCGCGCCTTCGACCAGAGCGAGATCGATTTCGCCACGGCCATCGCCAACTTGAGCGCCATCGCCATCGAGAACGCCCGGCTGCACCAGGCGCTCAAGACCGACTACGAACTCCTCACGGCCTACGATTACACCTTTCACGAGTAG
- a CDS encoding GGDEF domain-containing protein, whose translation MAWNCQEKHCAIRKLCGELSKLGCGGEPAWLGLLLFVRDLVSRFSLLSNGRKTEVQRFVFDELAKRDASEGHLRQVLDGLEAFLEDSDKARGLARELESEKRSVRDLAVSVGAFLRETLTSERERETLVRRFGNDALATLDSDADPAVMAPRMRALVTDMLTHYREEAKTWELRATQLEQAMRVDPLLAPLHNRRSLDDHLDKAIAAARDAGGPLSVLMIDVDNFKTTINDVHGHAVGDDVLRTLAKLTSLHAERHGSFAARYGGDELVLVCALPAAEAELHADAIRLAVQHYEFRPRIDGRLTDTPIRFTVSIGVAAYRPGMTPADLVDAADKAMYRVKGSGRNNVAVFKPRGAS comes from the coding sequence ATGGCCTGGAACTGTCAGGAAAAGCACTGCGCCATCCGCAAGCTGTGCGGGGAACTGAGCAAGCTCGGCTGCGGCGGGGAGCCGGCCTGGCTTGGGCTTCTTCTTTTCGTGCGCGACCTGGTGAGCCGGTTTTCCCTGCTCTCCAACGGCCGCAAAACCGAGGTCCAGCGGTTCGTTTTCGACGAACTGGCCAAGCGCGACGCCTCCGAAGGGCATTTGCGCCAGGTGCTCGACGGTCTGGAGGCCTTTCTGGAGGACAGCGACAAGGCCCGCGGCCTGGCCCGGGAGCTGGAAAGCGAAAAACGTTCCGTGCGCGATCTGGCCGTTTCGGTGGGGGCGTTTTTGCGCGAAACCCTGACCTCGGAGCGGGAGCGCGAAACGCTCGTGCGCCGCTTCGGCAACGACGCCCTGGCCACCCTGGACAGCGACGCCGATCCGGCCGTGATGGCCCCCAGGATGCGCGCGCTCGTCACGGACATGCTCACCCACTACCGCGAGGAGGCCAAAACCTGGGAGCTGCGGGCCACCCAGCTCGAACAGGCCATGCGCGTCGATCCGCTGCTCGCCCCCCTGCACAACCGCCGCAGCCTCGACGACCACCTGGACAAGGCCATTGCCGCGGCCCGGGACGCAGGCGGCCCGCTTTCCGTGCTCATGATCGACGTGGACAATTTCAAGACCACCATCAACGACGTCCACGGCCACGCCGTGGGCGACGACGTGCTGCGGACCCTGGCCAAGCTCACTTCCCTGCACGCCGAGCGCCACGGCTCGTTCGCGGCCCGCTACGGCGGGGACGAGCTCGTGCTCGTGTGCGCCCTTCCCGCCGCGGAGGCCGAACTGCATGCCGACGCCATCCGGCTGGCCGTGCAGCACTACGAATTCAGGCCGCGCATCGACGGGCGCCTGACCGATACCCCCATCCGGTTCACCGTGTCCATCGGCGTGGCCGCCTACCGGCCGGGCATGACGCCGGCCGACCTGGTGGACGCCGCCGACAAGGCCATGTACCGGGTCAAGGGCTCGGGCCGCAACAACGTGGCCGTTTTCAAGCCCCGGGGCGCCTCCTGA
- the dksA gene encoding RNA polymerase-binding protein DksA, producing MDPKDVEYFRELLNSMLQDILKKGEETIEDMTDTVEIYADPADRATAESDRAFTLRLRDRERRLIKKIKEALERIDEGTYGECVECGEDISVARMKARPVTTLCIKCKSRQEADENLRGE from the coding sequence ATGGATCCGAAGGACGTCGAATATTTCCGCGAGCTTCTCAACAGTATGCTTCAGGACATTCTCAAAAAAGGCGAGGAGACCATCGAGGACATGACCGACACCGTGGAGATCTACGCCGATCCCGCCGACCGGGCCACGGCCGAATCCGATCGGGCCTTCACCCTGCGCCTGCGCGACCGCGAACGCCGGCTGATCAAAAAGATCAAGGAAGCCCTGGAGCGCATCGACGAGGGCACCTACGGCGAATGCGTGGAGTGCGGCGAGGACATCAGCGTCGCCCGCATGAAGGCCCGTCCCGTCACAACCCTTTGCATCAAATGCAAAAGCCGCCAGGAAGCCGACGAAAACCTGCGCGGGGAATAG